A part of Salmo trutta chromosome 15, fSalTru1.1, whole genome shotgun sequence genomic DNA contains:
- the gng10 gene encoding guanine nucleotide-binding protein G(I)/G(S)/G(O) subunit gamma-10, which translates to MTSNSNVSNMRRIVEQLKLEASLERIKVSQAAAELQQYCHQNAAKDALLVGVPTGSNPFREPRSCNLF; encoded by the exons ATGACGTCTAATTCCAACGTGTCCAACATGCGTCGGATTGTAGAACAGCTGAAACTAGAAGCCAGTTTGGAACGGATTAAG GTGTCTCAGGCAGCGGCAGAGCTCCAGCAGTACTGCCATCAGAACGCAGCTAAAGATGCTCTGCTTGTCGGAGTTCCTACAGGCTCCAACCCCTTTAGAGAACCACGATCCTGTAACTTGTTCTAA
- the LOC115149532 gene encoding dnaJ homolog subfamily C member 25-like: MAAPMETGRHFGQWIGILFFLGGFIPSATALIEGLYCGTEICYDVLGVPREAVKSDIGRAYRQLARKYHPDRFSSLAGETRESAHQHFLLIATAYETLKDEDSRRDYDYMLDHPEEYYSHYYTYYRRRLAPKVDVRIVILVTVVAISIFQYYSWWASYTEAIAYLSTVPKYRIQATEIAKQLGLLNKTKEKGKNRRSKEEIREQEEEIIRDIIKNKIDIKGGYQKPKILDILLCKIVLFPYCLCAYVVWYCKWTYRFTICREEYGDEEKLYIIRKNMNMSQSQFDSLEEEQRDTLLERQLWIKDNYEVYKEEQEEEMKTKMALDPRWKRYRRWMKNEGPGRLTFIDD, translated from the exons ATGGCTGCGCCCATGGAGACCGGGCGACACTTTGGTCAATGGATAGGCATTTTATTCTTTTTGGGGGGGTTCATACCCTCTGCCACGGCGCTTATCGAGGGACTTTATTGTGGCACCGAGATTTGTTACGATGTACTCGGAGTACCGAGAGAAGCGGTGAAATCCGACATAGGTCGTGCATACAGACAGCTCGCCAGAAAGTATCACCCAGATAGATTTTCAAGTCTTGCAGGCGAGACACGTGAAAGTGCTCATCAACATTTTTTGCTCATTGCAACTGCGTATGAAACTCTGAAG GATGAAGACTCCCGTAGAGATTATGACTACATGCTGGACCACCCTGAAGAGTACTACAGCcactactacacctactacagGAGACGACTGGCACCTAAAGTGGACGTCCGGATAGTCATTCTGGTGACCGTGGTTGCTATATCAATCTTTCAG TACTACAGTTGGTGGGCCAGCTACACTGAAGCCATCGCCTACCTATCAACAGTCCCCAAGTACCGTATCCAGGCCACAGAGATAGCCAAGCAGCTGGGTCTCCTGAACAAGACAAAAGAGAAGGGCAAGAACCGACGATCCAAAGAGGAGATCCGGGAACAGGAAGAAGAGATCATCCGTGACATTATCAAGAACAAGATTGACATTAAAGGAGGCTACCAGAAGCCTAAAATCTTGGACATCCTACTCTGTAAGATTGTCCTGTTCCCTTACTGCCTGTGTGCCTATGTGGTCTGGTACTGTAAGTGGACCTACCGGTTCACCATCTGCAGAGAGGAGTATGGCGACGAGGAGAAGCTGTACATCATCAGGAAGAACATGAACATGTCTCAGTCTCAGTTTGACAGTctggaggaggagcagagagacacCTTACTGGAGAGGCAACTCTGGATCAAAGACAACTATGAg GtgtacaaggaggagcaggaggaagagatGAAGACGAAGATGGCCCTGGACCCCAGGTGGAAGAGGTATCGACGGTGGATGAAGAATGAAGGACCCGGGCGACTCACTTTTATTGACGATTGA